From one Eucalyptus grandis isolate ANBG69807.140 chromosome 9, ASM1654582v1, whole genome shotgun sequence genomic stretch:
- the LOC104418692 gene encoding uncharacterized protein LOC104418692: MARLVLLLWYLGTLAAFRQASAVEYTALNNASSTAGGARFDGEIGTEYTKKVMNSSTVFIWQIFQELTSEDRRDVQAVSVFIESMEGVAYALIDTNEIHVSSEYIGNYSGDVKNEITGVLYHEMTHIWQWFANQEAPTGLTEGIADFVRLKAGYAPSHWVKPGQGNRWDQGCDVTAHFLDYCDGLLSGFVADMNKKMKTGYSPQYFVELLGKTVDQLWSDYKAKYGS, from the coding sequence ATGGCTCGCTTGGTGTTGTTGCTGTGGTATCTAGGTACCTTAGCAGCATTTCGACAAGCTTCTGCTGTGGAGTACACAGCACTGAACAACGCGTCTTCAACAGCCGGTGGAGCAAGGTTCGATGGTGAAATTGGCACAGAGTACACCAAGAAAGTAATGAACTCCTCCACTGTATTCATTTGgcaaattttccaagaattgaCCTCAGAGGACAGAAGAGATGTGCAAGCTGTAAGTGTTTTTATTGAATCCATGGAGGGGGTAGCATATGCACTTATCGACACGAATGAAATTCACGTCAGCTCGGAGTACATAGGAAACTACTCCGGTGATGTGAAGAACGAGATAACTGGGGTTTTGTATCACGAGATGACGCATATATGGCAGTGGTTTGCCAATCAAGAAGCGCCGACTGGTTTGACAGAGGGAATAGCGGATTTTGTGAGGCTGAAGGCGGGGTATGCACCAAGCCACTGGGTGAAACCAGGCCAGGGAAACCGGTGGGACCAGGGCTGTGATGTCACAGCACATTTTCTGGACTATTGTGATGGTCTTCTGAGTGGGTTTGTAGCAGACATgaacaagaagatgaagacTGGCTATAGCCCTCAGTATTTCGTTGAGTTGCTGGGGAAGACAGTTGATCAGCTCTGGAGTGACTACAAGGCTAAATATGGAAGTTAG